The following coding sequences lie in one Haladaptatus sp. DJG-WS-42 genomic window:
- a CDS encoding thiolase domain-containing protein has protein sequence MTTVRVAGVGLTPFGEQPERTARDLFAEAGLAAIDDAGVDSGDIEALFYGNFMGEMAEHQGHQGPLMAEAVGLDVPATRYEAACASSGVAMRQAVRTLRNGEADVLLVGGAERMNNLGTAGATEALAIAADDLYEVRAGMTFPGAYALMARAYFDEFGGTREDLAHIAVKNHENALPNEYAQFRKAISVDQALTAPMIASPLGLFDACPITDGASAVVLASEDYAKNHDIEATVAVTGTGQGGDKMALQDRGDLATSPAADKAAKQAYEDADISAKDVDVAEVHDCFTIAEVLAIESLGFFERGEGISAARDGKTTRDGTLPVNLSGGLKAKGHPVGATGTAQIAEMTKLLRGDHARSDAIPGADVGVCHNAGGTVGSAVVHVLEVVE, from the coding sequence ATGACAACCGTTCGTGTTGCAGGGGTGGGTCTGACGCCGTTTGGCGAACAGCCAGAACGAACCGCCCGCGACCTGTTTGCTGAAGCCGGTCTCGCCGCAATCGACGATGCTGGGGTCGATTCCGGAGACATCGAAGCGCTCTTTTATGGCAATTTCATGGGCGAAATGGCAGAACATCAGGGTCACCAAGGCCCGCTGATGGCAGAAGCCGTCGGCCTCGACGTGCCAGCCACTCGCTACGAAGCCGCGTGTGCGTCGTCGGGCGTCGCCATGCGACAGGCCGTGCGAACCCTCAGAAACGGCGAAGCAGACGTGCTGCTCGTTGGTGGGGCAGAGCGTATGAACAACCTCGGGACGGCGGGCGCGACGGAGGCACTCGCCATCGCCGCAGACGACCTGTACGAAGTGCGCGCAGGGATGACGTTCCCCGGCGCGTACGCCCTCATGGCGCGCGCATACTTCGACGAGTTCGGCGGGACGCGCGAAGACCTCGCACACATCGCGGTGAAAAACCACGAAAACGCCCTCCCGAACGAGTACGCCCAGTTCAGAAAGGCGATTTCCGTAGACCAAGCCCTTACGGCACCCATGATCGCCTCGCCGCTTGGCTTGTTTGACGCCTGCCCAATCACCGACGGCGCAAGCGCGGTCGTCCTCGCAAGCGAGGATTACGCGAAGAACCACGACATCGAAGCGACCGTCGCCGTCACCGGCACCGGCCAAGGAGGCGACAAAATGGCGCTCCAAGACCGCGGCGACCTCGCCACCTCACCGGCCGCGGACAAGGCGGCGAAACAGGCCTACGAGGACGCAGACATCTCGGCGAAAGACGTGGATGTCGCCGAGGTGCACGACTGCTTCACCATCGCGGAAGTGCTCGCAATCGAGTCGCTCGGCTTCTTCGAACGCGGTGAAGGCATCAGTGCTGCCCGGGACGGGAAAACCACGCGAGACGGCACGCTCCCGGTCAATCTGTCTGGTGGATTAAAGGCGAAAGGCCACCCAGTCGGCGCGACCGGGACGGCACAAATCGCGGAGATGACCAAGCTCCTGCGTGGCGACCACGCCCGAAGCGACGCAATTCCCGGTGCAGACGTCGGCGTCTGTCACAACGCGGGGGGCACCGTTGGCAGTGCCGTTGTCCATGTCTTGGAGGTGGTCGAATGA
- a CDS encoding ABC transporter ATP-binding protein → MTDVLVCEDVRRRYGDTVALDGVSLSVAEGEVFALIGPNGAGKTTLVRALTGTTDAEGTVSLFGSPPDAVDHARIGVLPQSFDPPERLTPRELLEYYAGLYDDSNDPDDLLALVGIEGAANTWYENLSGGQQRRTCVAISLVNDPDLLFLDEPTTGIDPAGRRDLWNLLEDLVASGTTIFLTTHYMEEAHRLADRVGLLSAGKLVEVGSPSELVAEHGGESRLTFETSVKTADLAGSGYRVEASQNQLTIFDVPPEAIGDVVTELEARGVTYDALSWSQPTLEDVYLRLTGAAFADDDEKVEMAQ, encoded by the coding sequence ATGACCGACGTACTCGTCTGCGAGGACGTCCGACGTCGATACGGCGACACGGTCGCTCTCGACGGCGTCTCGCTTTCTGTGGCCGAAGGGGAGGTGTTCGCGCTCATCGGGCCGAACGGCGCGGGCAAGACCACCCTCGTGCGCGCCCTGACCGGAACCACCGACGCGGAGGGAACCGTTTCGCTGTTCGGAAGCCCACCCGACGCGGTAGACCACGCGCGCATCGGCGTGCTCCCCCAGTCGTTCGACCCACCGGAGCGCCTCACACCCAGAGAGCTACTCGAATACTACGCGGGCCTCTACGACGACTCGAACGACCCCGACGACCTGCTCGCGTTGGTCGGCATCGAGGGAGCAGCGAACACGTGGTACGAAAATCTCTCGGGCGGGCAACAACGGCGCACCTGTGTCGCCATCTCGCTCGTAAACGACCCCGACCTCCTGTTCCTCGACGAACCGACGACGGGCATCGACCCGGCGGGACGCCGCGACCTCTGGAACCTGTTAGAAGACCTCGTCGCCTCGGGAACCACCATCTTCCTCACGACTCACTACATGGAGGAAGCCCACCGACTCGCAGACCGAGTCGGCTTGCTCTCTGCGGGGAAACTCGTCGAAGTCGGTTCACCAAGCGAGCTCGTTGCAGAACACGGCGGTGAGAGTCGCCTCACCTTCGAGACGAGCGTCAAAACCGCCGACCTCGCGGGGTCGGGGTATCGCGTCGAAGCGAGCCAGAACCAACTCACCATCTTCGACGTGCCCCCCGAAGCAATCGGCGACGTGGTCACAGAACTCGAAGCACGCGGGGTCACTTACGACGCCCTGTCGTGGAGTCAACCCACGCTCGAAGACGTGTATCTCCGACTCACCGGCGCTGCGTTTGCCGACGACGACGAGAAAGTGGAGATGGCCCAATGA
- a CDS encoding ABC transporter permease, with amino-acid sequence MSAVSRVSAEFVAAWRSFTRRRTAVFFTFFFPALLVLIFGALVQTQPTGGGLFAEPAGYYVPGYLAVVVLFTPLSRVGSEVARHREGNRFEKLATTPLRRWEWLAGQMLVNVVIIGIAALLLLGIILLTTGADIVLSPIIIPFLAVGVALFCGLGAILGSTAGSQDGVIAASNGIALPLLFLSETFITPDLLPAWFRPVMDISPLTYFARGVRAVTYAPVSGGSTAWIESFVILSVLAVVIFAVGAVLIPTTD; translated from the coding sequence ATGAGCGCCGTTAGCCGTGTCTCGGCCGAGTTCGTCGCTGCGTGGCGCTCCTTTACCCGGCGTCGAACGGCCGTGTTCTTCACGTTCTTCTTCCCGGCGTTGCTCGTACTCATCTTCGGCGCACTTGTCCAAACCCAGCCGACCGGCGGCGGCCTGTTCGCAGAGCCCGCAGGCTACTACGTGCCGGGCTACCTCGCCGTCGTCGTGCTGTTCACCCCGCTCTCGCGGGTTGGGAGTGAAGTCGCCCGCCATCGCGAGGGCAACCGCTTCGAAAAGCTGGCGACGACCCCACTCAGACGCTGGGAGTGGCTCGCCGGACAGATGCTCGTGAACGTCGTCATCATCGGCATCGCCGCGCTCCTGTTGCTCGGTATCATCCTGCTCACGACCGGTGCGGACATCGTTCTCTCACCCATCATCATCCCGTTCCTCGCGGTGGGCGTGGCGCTCTTTTGTGGCCTCGGGGCGATTCTCGGGAGCACCGCTGGCTCGCAGGACGGCGTCATCGCGGCGAGTAACGGGATTGCCCTGCCACTGCTGTTTCTCTCAGAGACGTTTATCACGCCGGACTTGCTGCCCGCGTGGTTCCGGCCGGTCATGGACATCTCGCCGCTCACCTACTTCGCCCGTGGCGTTCGCGCAGTCACCTACGCACCAGTGAGCGGCGGGTCAACAGCGTGGATAGAATCGTTCGTCATTCTCTCGGTGCTCGCCGTCGTCATCTTCGCCGTTGGCGCGGTGCTCATCCCGACGACGGACTGA
- a CDS encoding Rdx family protein produces MTDVEITYCVPCGYLPRAEELQHAICTSFEGYLDTLTLRMGDHGVLRVTVDGEVVYDKADDEYDVDSIVRACRTHIF; encoded by the coding sequence ATGACCGACGTTGAAATCACCTACTGCGTCCCCTGTGGCTACCTCCCGCGGGCAGAGGAGTTGCAACACGCGATTTGCACCTCGTTTGAAGGGTATCTCGATACCCTCACCCTCCGCATGGGCGACCACGGCGTCCTCCGTGTGACGGTTGACGGCGAAGTGGTCTACGACAAGGCCGACGACGAGTACGACGTAGATTCCATCGTGCGCGCCTGTCGCACGCACATTTTCTAA
- a CDS encoding cobalamin B12-binding domain-containing protein, with the protein MSTEQSQRPIRCLVAKVGLDGHDRGAHVIARAFRDAGFEVIYSGLHKAPEEVVQATVQEDVDVLGISILSGAHNTLVPKIIAGLKEYDAFDDTLILVGGIIPDKDKKELKEAGVDAVFGPGAAMEETITFVRDNVPARD; encoded by the coding sequence ATGAGTACAGAGCAATCACAGCGACCGATTCGGTGTCTCGTAGCGAAAGTTGGACTCGACGGTCACGACCGTGGGGCGCACGTCATCGCCCGTGCCTTCCGCGACGCCGGGTTCGAGGTCATCTATTCTGGACTCCACAAAGCACCCGAAGAAGTCGTTCAGGCGACCGTCCAAGAGGACGTCGACGTCCTCGGCATCTCCATCCTCTCTGGGGCCCACAACACGCTCGTCCCGAAAATCATCGCCGGTCTGAAAGAGTACGACGCCTTCGATGACACCCTCATTCTCGTTGGCGGCATCATCCCGGACAAGGACAAGAAGGAGCTGAAAGAAGCCGGCGTCGACGCCGTCTTCGGTCCGGGTGCGGCGATGGAGGAGACGATTACGTTCGTCCGCGACAACGTCCCCGCCCGCGACTAA
- a CDS encoding trypsin-like peptidase domain-containing protein translates to MTHNHTYETLYSETIPSVVSLYVLHGGRYNGSGSGFVYDVVDGTGHIVTNQHVVTIAKEVDIRFSEGDWRVGKVIGKDAYTDLAVVEVADLPEYATPLPIASENPRPGQPVAALGNPMGLEGSITAGLVSGANRSMITQDGFSIPDTVQTDAPINPGNSGGPLVTLAGEVVGVNRARGGDNIGFAISAEIVNRVVPELIENGEYRHSYLKVRTIDVSPTIAEANDLAHPEGVLVADVSLGPASGALIGCHATKEIRGQEVPVGGDIIVGVNGHSISSHEQLMRYLILETRPDEPLTVEIIRDGERLTESITLGTRPKPARRISVA, encoded by the coding sequence ATGACGCACAATCACACCTACGAAACGCTGTACAGTGAGACGATTCCTTCTGTCGTGTCGCTGTACGTCCTCCACGGCGGGCGCTACAACGGTTCCGGGTCTGGGTTCGTCTACGACGTCGTCGATGGCACCGGGCACATCGTCACGAACCAACACGTCGTCACCATCGCGAAGGAAGTCGATATTCGCTTCAGCGAGGGCGACTGGCGGGTCGGAAAAGTCATCGGCAAAGACGCCTATACCGACCTCGCCGTCGTCGAAGTCGCAGACCTCCCAGAGTACGCAACCCCACTCCCCATCGCCAGCGAGAACCCCCGACCCGGCCAACCCGTCGCCGCACTCGGCAACCCAATGGGACTCGAAGGCTCGATTACCGCGGGCCTCGTGAGCGGCGCGAACCGCTCGATGATAACCCAAGACGGCTTCTCGATTCCCGATACCGTCCAGACCGACGCCCCCATCAACCCCGGCAACAGCGGCGGCCCGCTCGTCACGCTCGCGGGCGAAGTCGTCGGCGTGAACCGGGCGCGCGGGGGCGACAACATCGGCTTCGCCATCTCCGCAGAAATCGTCAATCGCGTCGTTCCCGAACTCATCGAAAATGGCGAGTACCGCCACTCGTATCTCAAGGTTCGCACCATCGATGTGTCGCCGACGATTGCGGAGGCGAACGACTTAGCCCACCCAGAAGGCGTCCTCGTCGCGGATGTGAGCCTCGGCCCGGCGAGCGGTGCGCTCATCGGCTGTCACGCCACGAAAGAGATTCGCGGCCAAGAAGTGCCCGTCGGCGGCGACATTATCGTCGGCGTGAACGGCCACTCCATTAGCTCCCACGAGCAACTGATGCGCTACCTGATTCTCGAAACCCGCCCGGACGAACCACTCACCGTCGAGATTATCCGGGACGGAGAACGCCTCACCGAGTCGATTACGCTCGGCACGCGCCCGAAACCCGCCCGCCGGATTTCGGTCGCCTGA
- a CDS encoding DUF420 domain-containing protein gives MATASGTSWAKENPRTLTIVLSIVGYALVIGVFAGAIDIFPQISNETVILLSDMIAVINSAALIALLAGWRFIKRNEIQKHRAAMLTSFALILLFLVVYLLKVGGGFEKAFVGPELVKIAYLIMLAVHILLSVVSVPVVIYAVVLGLTHTPEELKRTNHAKIGRIAVAAWTLSLGLGIVTYLLLNHIYAWEPLHRGALFVVPTLGLRRP, from the coding sequence ATGGCCACCGCCAGCGGAACCTCCTGGGCAAAGGAGAATCCCCGAACGCTCACCATCGTGTTGTCGATCGTCGGCTACGCCCTCGTCATCGGCGTGTTCGCGGGCGCAATCGACATCTTCCCGCAGATTAGCAACGAGACGGTCATCCTGCTCTCTGACATGATTGCCGTCATCAACTCTGCGGCGCTCATCGCGCTGCTCGCCGGATGGCGCTTCATCAAGCGCAACGAGATTCAAAAACACCGCGCGGCAATGCTCACCTCGTTCGCGCTCATCTTGCTGTTCCTCGTCGTCTACCTGCTCAAAGTCGGCGGCGGGTTCGAGAAGGCGTTTGTCGGCCCCGAACTGGTGAAAATCGCCTACCTCATCATGCTCGCCGTCCACATCCTGCTTTCCGTAGTCTCGGTTCCCGTCGTCATCTACGCCGTCGTGCTCGGGCTGACCCATACCCCAGAGGAACTTAAACGGACGAACCACGCGAAAATCGGCCGTATCGCTGTCGCGGCGTGGACGCTCAGCCTCGGACTCGGCATCGTCACCTACCTCCTGCTCAACCACATCTACGCGTGGGAGCCGCTCCACCGCGGCGCACTGTTCGTGGTACCGACCCTCGGCCTGCGCCGTCCGTGA
- a CDS encoding alpha/beta fold hydrolase, translating into MKRLLAGATALASPVLANQYLAMRAAALEPALSGTQHTYQWRGFDVAYTEAGDEAAPDLLLLHGINAAASSAEWQELCSTLAESYHVIAPDLPGFGLSERHPVDYDAAFYTAFVSDFAADTTENATWVASSLTSAYAAKAAGDSDCEKLILICPTATTMGERSWVKSLLRAPVLGQTLFNLIASKRSIRHFSADHSYYDEAEITDERTEYEWQTAHQPGARFAPASFVSGGLDSDIDLGETLAALDIPVSIVWGADADISPVSEGRALANKADATLFVFKRAKLLPHVERAEKVLENVFA; encoded by the coding sequence ATGAAGCGTCTCCTCGCCGGAGCAACCGCCCTCGCCTCGCCCGTCCTCGCAAACCAGTATCTCGCCATGCGCGCAGCAGCCCTCGAACCGGCCCTCTCTGGAACCCAACACACCTACCAGTGGCGCGGGTTCGACGTGGCCTACACCGAAGCGGGCGACGAAGCCGCCCCGGACCTTCTCTTGCTTCACGGCATCAACGCCGCCGCTTCGAGCGCCGAGTGGCAAGAACTGTGCTCCACGCTCGCCGAATCCTACCACGTCATCGCGCCCGACCTGCCCGGCTTCGGCCTGTCGGAGCGTCATCCCGTGGACTACGACGCCGCGTTCTACACGGCGTTCGTCAGCGACTTTGCCGCAGACACGACCGAAAACGCCACGTGGGTCGCTTCCTCGCTGACGAGTGCCTACGCCGCCAAGGCCGCGGGCGATTCCGACTGCGAGAAACTCATTCTCATCTGCCCGACGGCCACGACGATGGGCGAGCGCTCGTGGGTTAAATCACTGCTTCGCGCGCCAGTCCTCGGCCAGACGCTGTTCAATCTCATCGCCTCCAAACGGTCGATTCGCCACTTCAGCGCAGACCACAGCTACTACGATGAGGCCGAAATCACCGACGAGCGCACCGAGTATGAGTGGCAGACCGCCCACCAACCGGGCGCGCGCTTCGCCCCTGCGTCGTTCGTCTCCGGCGGACTCGACAGCGATATCGACTTAGGCGAGACGCTCGCCGCGCTCGACATTCCCGTATCCATCGTCTGGGGAGCAGACGCCGATATTTCGCCCGTCTCAGAGGGACGAGCGTTGGCAAACAAAGCGGACGCGACGCTGTTCGTGTTCAAACGCGCGAAACTCCTGCCGCACGTCGAACGCGCGGAGAAGGTCCTCGAAAACGTGTTCGCCTAA
- the meaB gene encoding methylmalonyl Co-A mutase-associated GTPase MeaB: MNATASLVDDLLAGKHRALARTITKIENRSPGYRELISQLHAHTGDAEVIGITGSPGAGKSTLVDQMAKVYREQGHTVGVIAVDPSSPYTGGSVLGDRIRMASTVGDMDVFFRSMSARGSLGGLSTATADAVKALDAFGKDKIIIETVGAGQNEIDIVRTADTVAVLVPPASGDDIQMLKAGILEIGDVFVVNKADLDGADRTVQELKEMIHMRDSDDEWEPLVVETVAKTGAGIEEFLSVLEDHYEHLETSGLLDEKARTRYAEEIRALLRADMGTLIAKEIDEQGGIDSLVDEVVAREADPYTIADRIMEPLEDCTGRRQS; encoded by the coding sequence ATGAACGCAACAGCGAGTCTCGTAGACGACCTACTGGCTGGCAAACACCGGGCGCTCGCACGCACCATCACGAAAATCGAGAACCGCTCGCCGGGCTACCGCGAGCTCATCTCGCAGCTTCACGCCCACACCGGCGACGCCGAAGTCATCGGCATCACGGGGAGTCCGGGTGCGGGTAAATCGACGCTCGTCGACCAGATGGCGAAGGTCTACCGTGAGCAGGGGCACACCGTCGGCGTCATCGCCGTCGACCCCTCCTCGCCCTATACCGGTGGCTCCGTCCTCGGCGACCGCATCCGCATGGCGTCGACCGTTGGCGACATGGACGTGTTCTTCCGGTCGATGAGCGCCCGCGGCAGCCTCGGCGGGCTGTCGACGGCCACTGCTGACGCCGTGAAAGCACTCGACGCCTTCGGCAAGGACAAAATCATCATCGAAACAGTCGGCGCGGGCCAGAACGAAATCGACATCGTCCGCACCGCAGACACCGTCGCCGTCCTCGTCCCGCCCGCGAGCGGCGACGACATCCAGATGCTGAAAGCCGGAATTCTCGAAATCGGCGACGTGTTCGTGGTGAACAAAGCCGACTTAGACGGCGCAGACCGGACGGTTCAGGAACTCAAAGAGATGATTCACATGCGCGATTCCGATGACGAGTGGGAGCCACTCGTCGTCGAAACCGTCGCCAAAACTGGTGCGGGAATCGAGGAGTTCCTGTCTGTGCTCGAAGACCACTACGAGCACCTCGAAACCTCCGGCCTCCTCGACGAAAAAGCGCGGACGCGTTACGCAGAGGAGATTCGCGCGTTGCTTCGCGCCGACATGGGGACGCTCATCGCAAAAGAGATTGATGAACAGGGCGGCATCGACAGCCTCGTAGACGAGGTCGTCGCCCGCGAGGCAGACCCCTATACGATTGCAGACCGCATCATGGAACCGCTCGAAGACTGCACCGGTCGCCGTCAGTCCTAA
- a CDS encoding OB-fold domain-containing protein produces MSENVRDAGFDDLLDAIEADEGFYLRCANGHGSLPPRRACPHCGDQHLTEEPLAESGEIETYTVINITTPEFEEDTPYVTAIVDFGPVRLTGQVRGIDPDDVSTGLVVGPSIEQTATMGERLVVFRPR; encoded by the coding sequence ATGAGCGAGAACGTGCGCGACGCTGGGTTCGACGACCTCCTCGACGCCATCGAGGCGGACGAGGGGTTCTACCTGCGCTGTGCGAACGGCCACGGGTCGCTTCCACCGCGCCGGGCGTGCCCACATTGTGGCGACCAGCACCTGACAGAGGAGCCACTCGCCGAATCTGGGGAAATCGAGACCTATACCGTCATCAACATCACAACACCAGAGTTCGAAGAAGACACGCCCTACGTCACCGCGATTGTCGATTTCGGACCGGTTCGGCTCACCGGTCAGGTGCGTGGCATCGACCCAGACGACGTTTCGACTGGTCTCGTCGTCGGTCCAAGCATCGAACAGACCGCAACAATGGGCGAGCGACTCGTCGTGTTCCGCCCGCGTTAG